The sequence GCTGAAAACTCCCTGCGCCGGAAAAATTGTTTGTTCTGCGGACTGGCGCGGGCCGGGGGTCAGCTATTTGCCGCAGCAGACAGCCGCGCAAAAAGACTTTCCGGCCAGCGTGCACGAAGTGGTTTTGTCGGGGCGTATCGGCCAGCTGGGCTGGCGGCCTTTTTATTCCGCGGCGGATAAGCAGGCCGCGCAGACCAGCCTTGAACTTTTGGGCTTGGCACGTCTGCGCGGCCGCTGTTTCCGCGAATTGTCCGGCGGGCAGCAGCGGCGGACGCTCCTGGCCAGAGCTTTGTGCGCCGCGCAAAAACTGCTGGTGCTGGACGAACCACTGTCCGGCCTCGACCCGTCCGCCGCGCAAAATGTCTATGCGCTGCTCAAAAAACTGAACAAGGCCGGACTGACTGTTATTATGGTCTCGCACGATTTGCGCGGCGCGCTGCGGCAGGCTACGCATATTTTGCATTTGCAGAATAAGCAAAAATTTTTCGGCACGGTCAAAGATTACAAAAAATGGCGGGAGAAAAACCATGTTTAGTTTTTTTGCGGAAATGTTCTCTTACGTTTTCATAGTCCGCGCGCTGATCGTCGGGCTGCTGGTCTCGCTCTGCGCCGCGCTGCTGGGCGTCAGTCTGGTGCTGAAACGCTACTCTATGATCGGCGACGGTTTGTCCCATGTCGCTTTTGGCGCGCTGGCTGTCGCTTCCGCCTGCCACGCCGCGCCGCTGGCGGTGTCCGTGCCGGTGGTCTTGCTGGCGGCCGTCCTGCTGCTGCGGATCAGCGAAAACAGCAAAATCAAAGGCGATGCGGCGATTGCTCTTATTTCGACCGGCGCTTTAGCGATCGGCGTGACGGTGATCTCTGTGACGACCGGCCTGAATACCGATGTCTGCAAT comes from Candidatus Margulisiibacteriota bacterium and encodes:
- a CDS encoding metal ABC transporter ATP-binding protein; the protein is MTLSCQNAALAYDGNVAVSGLNFSVAAGDYLCVFGENGSGKSTLLQGLLGLKTPCAGKIVCSADWRGPGVSYLPQQTAAQKDFPASVHEVVLSGRIGQLGWRPFYSAADKQAAQTSLELLGLARLRGRCFRELSGGQQRRTLLARALCAAQKLLVLDEPLSGLDPSAAQNVYALLKKLNKAGLTVIMVSHDLRGALRQATHILHLQNKQKFFGTVKDYKKWREKNHV